A DNA window from Streptomyces asoensis contains the following coding sequences:
- a CDS encoding GTP-binding protein encodes MDFASSSGGPSRSTTSAKIVVAGGFGVGKTTFVGAVSEINPLRTEAVMTSASAGIDDLTHTGDKTTTTVAMDFGRITLDQDLILYLFGTPGQDRFWFMWDDLVRGAIGAIVLVDTRRLADCFPAVDYFENSGLPFVIALNGFDGNQPYNPDEVREALQIGPDTPIITTDARHRADAKSALITLVEHALMARLR; translated from the coding sequence GTGGACTTCGCAAGCTCTAGCGGGGGTCCCTCCCGCTCCACCACTTCCGCGAAGATCGTGGTGGCGGGCGGCTTCGGCGTGGGCAAGACCACGTTCGTCGGGGCTGTTTCGGAGATCAATCCGCTGCGCACCGAGGCCGTCATGACGTCCGCGTCCGCGGGCATCGACGACCTCACCCACACCGGGGACAAGACCACCACCACGGTGGCCATGGACTTCGGCCGTATCACCCTGGACCAGGACCTGATCCTGTACCTGTTCGGCACGCCCGGCCAGGACCGCTTCTGGTTCATGTGGGACGACCTGGTGCGCGGCGCCATCGGCGCCATCGTGCTGGTCGACACCCGCCGCCTCGCCGACTGCTTCCCCGCCGTCGACTACTTCGAGAACAGCGGCCTGCCGTTCGTGATCGCCCTCAACGGCTTCGACGGCAACCAGCCGTACAACCCGGACGAGGTGCGCGAGGCGCTCCAGATCGGCCCGGACACCCCGATCATCACGACGGACGCCCGGCACCGTGCCGACGCCAAGTCGGCGCTGATCACCCTGGTCGAGCACGCGCTGATGGCCCGCCTGCGGTAG